In Candidatus Dormiibacterota bacterium, a single genomic region encodes these proteins:
- a CDS encoding PaaI family thioesterase encodes MSVSGVPIDDGRCFACGPENPSGLHLQFENLGEDGVRARTALAPQFQGWRGIAHGGIAISLLDEAMAHAAGYAGYRGVTASMSVRFRKPVPLGAPLVVRGRVTWKRGNVLGIEADVRDASGALLLRGEGHFVSRGSVGDAVDRRNPGA; translated from the coding sequence GTGAGCGTCTCCGGCGTGCCGATCGACGATGGACGCTGTTTTGCCTGCGGTCCGGAGAACCCGTCGGGCTTGCACCTGCAGTTCGAGAATCTCGGCGAGGACGGCGTGCGCGCGCGGACCGCTCTTGCGCCGCAATTTCAAGGCTGGCGCGGCATCGCGCACGGCGGCATCGCGATCTCGCTGCTCGACGAAGCGATGGCCCATGCGGCGGGCTATGCGGGCTACCGCGGCGTCACGGCATCGATGAGCGTGCGCTTTCGCAAGCCGGTTCCGCTGGGCGCGCCGCTCGTCGTCCGCGGGCGCGTGACGTGGAAGCGCGGCAACGTGCTCGGCATCGAAGCCGACGTGCGCGACGCATCGGGTGCGCTGCTCCTGCGCGGCGAAGGGCACTTCGTCTCGCGCGGCTCGGTCGGCGATGCAGTCGATCGCCGAAACCCGGGAGCATAG
- a CDS encoding metallophosphoesterase family protein, whose amino-acid sequence MRYAFFSDIHSNLESLERALAHLAPDDVLVSLGDVVGYGPNPNECVAILRARARHAVMGNHDLAAIENFGIEYFNEAAKEAMIWTQGVLDEPSRAWLNGLGYELRFPEFLLVHGAPVRYFDYILEKRNAVAAFAATDAPLIFVGHTHVAQHWSAERNGSVGHRHMQRGGELQLDPAKRYIIDVGSVGQPRDLNPNPCFVLYEPENGRVEWVRYGYPISTVQRKIRAAKLPAYLADRLDSGR is encoded by the coding sequence GTGAGATATGCGTTCTTCTCGGACATTCACTCGAACCTCGAATCGCTCGAGCGAGCCCTCGCGCATCTCGCGCCGGACGACGTCCTCGTCTCGCTTGGCGATGTCGTTGGGTATGGCCCGAATCCGAACGAGTGCGTGGCGATCTTGCGCGCGCGTGCGCGCCATGCCGTCATGGGCAACCACGATCTCGCGGCGATAGAGAACTTCGGCATCGAGTATTTCAACGAAGCCGCGAAAGAGGCGATGATTTGGACGCAGGGCGTGCTCGACGAGCCGAGCCGCGCGTGGCTGAACGGGCTCGGATACGAGCTGCGCTTCCCGGAGTTCCTCCTCGTGCACGGCGCGCCCGTGCGCTATTTCGATTACATCCTGGAGAAGCGCAACGCAGTCGCCGCCTTCGCCGCCACCGACGCGCCGCTCATCTTCGTCGGCCACACGCACGTCGCACAGCACTGGAGCGCGGAGCGCAACGGTTCCGTCGGCCATCGGCATATGCAGCGCGGCGGCGAGCTGCAGCTCGATCCGGCGAAGCGTTACATCATCGACGTAGGGAGCGTGGGCCAACCGCGCGACTTGAATCCTAACCCATGCTTCGTTCTCTACGAACCCGAGAACGGTCGCGTCGAGTGGGTGCGTTACGGCTACCCCATCAGCACCGTGCAGAGAAAGATTCGCGCGGCCAAACTGCCCGCATATCTCGCGGATCGCCTGGACTCCGGACGGTGA